One Synechococcus sp. PROS-9-1 DNA window includes the following coding sequences:
- the rplC gene encoding 50S ribosomal protein L3 gives MSIGILGKKLGMSQFFDEQGKSVPVTLIEAGPCRITQLKSSETDGYQAVQIGFGEIREKLINKPAKGHLAKSGEDLVRHLTEYRVDDLDGIQLGGAVTVGDFAAGQKVDVSGDTMGRGFAGLQKRHGFSRGPMSHGSKNHRQPGSIGAGTTPGRIYPGKRMSGRYGGKKITTRGLTILKIDSDRNLLVVKGSVPGKPGSLLNIRPANRVGAKPAKGGK, from the coding sequence ATGTCTATAGGCATTCTTGGGAAAAAATTGGGCATGTCCCAATTCTTCGACGAGCAAGGCAAATCCGTCCCGGTCACATTGATCGAGGCAGGCCCTTGCCGGATCACCCAGCTCAAAAGTTCAGAAACTGACGGCTATCAAGCCGTACAGATCGGCTTTGGCGAGATTCGCGAAAAGCTGATCAACAAACCAGCGAAAGGGCATCTCGCCAAATCTGGCGAGGACCTCGTTCGCCACTTAACTGAATACCGCGTCGACGATCTCGACGGGATTCAGTTAGGTGGCGCGGTCACCGTCGGTGACTTTGCGGCTGGTCAAAAAGTAGACGTCAGTGGCGACACCATGGGTCGTGGCTTTGCTGGTCTGCAAAAGCGCCATGGTTTCAGTCGTGGGCCAATGTCGCACGGCTCCAAAAATCATCGCCAACCCGGTTCGATCGGTGCCGGCACAACGCCAGGCAGGATCTATCCAGGCAAACGGATGTCCGGTCGCTACGGCGGCAAAAAAATCACCACCCGTGGTTTGACGATCCTGAAAATTGACAGTGATCGCAACCTTCTCGTGGTGAAAGGTTCTGTTCCTGGGAAACCAGGTTCATTACTGAACATCCGTCCCGCAAACCGGGTGGGCGCCAAGCCCGCTAAAGGAGGTAAGTGA
- a CDS encoding NAD(P)H-quinone oxidoreductase subunit N encodes MPLLLSGRGFRRELESAGCMAVFAPLEGGAETRLLRRLRGAGYRTQLSSARGLGDPEVFLFQKHGIRPPHLGHQSVGRGAAVGEVQEVMPLLGEAMLGSKPVALWLLEGQVLSRSELSALCDLCRREPRLKVVVEMGGARSLRWQPMKELLNN; translated from the coding sequence ATGCCGCTGCTGCTGTCTGGTCGTGGTTTCCGCCGTGAGCTGGAGTCGGCAGGTTGCATGGCAGTCTTCGCGCCCCTAGAGGGTGGTGCCGAAACTCGCTTGTTGCGGCGATTGCGAGGAGCTGGCTATCGCACTCAGCTTTCGTCTGCCCGCGGTTTGGGCGACCCCGAGGTGTTTTTGTTTCAAAAACATGGAATCCGTCCGCCCCATCTCGGTCATCAAAGCGTTGGCCGTGGTGCCGCTGTGGGCGAGGTCCAAGAGGTGATGCCGCTGCTTGGTGAGGCGATGCTTGGGTCGAAGCCTGTTGCGCTATGGCTTCTTGAAGGCCAGGTGCTATCTCGCTCCGAATTGTCGGCCCTGTGTGATCTTTGCCGCCGAGAACCTCGTTTGAAAGTGGTTGTGGAAATGGGTGGCGCTCGAAGTCTTCGCTGGCAACCCATGAAGGAGCTTCTGAACAACTGA
- a CDS encoding LdpA C-terminal domain-containing domain, with product MKTALQRADAGELALANGSWVKLICGASNQDLATIGDLCALFSVAGVHCVDVAADAAVVRAARDGLDWAWERTGRRPWLMVSVSDGNDAHFRKAVFDPGLCPPDCSRPCERVCPTDAIRAAVGVDERLCYGCGRCWPACPPQLIQSLDRRVGLNDLAPLLHDLRPDALEIHTAPGRMDAFQATLEQVRLADVPLKRLSVSCGLEGHDVTVESLSKELWQRYQALRAHQQRPLWQLDGRPMSGDLGVGTARSAVGLWEQIQPLAPPGPLQLAGGTNTATLGLLPRKGGSIGPAGVAFGGVARALVQPFFQAAQDQGRRLRDWPDGWARSVQVARTLIAPWLRRS from the coding sequence GTGAAAACTGCTCTTCAGAGAGCGGATGCCGGCGAGCTAGCTCTGGCAAATGGTTCATGGGTCAAGTTGATTTGTGGCGCCAGCAACCAAGACTTGGCCACGATCGGGGATCTGTGTGCGCTCTTCTCTGTAGCAGGAGTTCATTGCGTGGATGTGGCGGCTGACGCTGCCGTTGTGCGTGCTGCCCGCGATGGATTGGATTGGGCCTGGGAGCGCACGGGGCGGCGCCCTTGGTTGATGGTGAGTGTGAGCGACGGAAATGATGCCCATTTCCGCAAGGCGGTTTTCGATCCAGGTCTTTGTCCCCCCGACTGTTCACGGCCTTGCGAACGGGTGTGTCCAACCGATGCCATCCGTGCAGCAGTTGGGGTGGATGAACGGCTTTGCTACGGGTGCGGTCGCTGTTGGCCGGCATGCCCGCCTCAATTGATCCAGTCCTTGGATCGGCGAGTGGGCCTGAATGATTTGGCCCCCCTTCTTCATGACCTGCGTCCAGACGCATTGGAAATCCATACGGCCCCAGGGCGCATGGATGCTTTCCAGGCAACCCTTGAACAGGTTCGTCTCGCTGATGTTCCCCTGAAGCGGCTGTCCGTGAGTTGTGGTCTTGAAGGCCATGACGTCACAGTGGAGTCGCTTTCCAAAGAACTGTGGCAGCGTTATCAGGCCTTGCGTGCACACCAGCAACGCCCGCTTTGGCAGCTTGATGGCCGTCCGATGAGCGGAGATCTTGGGGTTGGAACTGCCCGTTCGGCAGTTGGTCTTTGGGAGCAGATTCAGCCCTTGGCTCCGCCTGGTCCATTGCAGTTGGCTGGTGGGACCAACACAGCAACGCTTGGTTTGCTTCCACGCAAAGGCGGGTCGATTGGACCTGCTGGTGTTGCTTTTGGTGGGGTGGCCAGGGCGCTCGTTCAGCCCTTTTTTCAAGCGGCGCAAGACCAAGGACGTCGCTTGCGCGATTGGCCGGATGGCTGGGCTCGGTCTGTTCAAGTTGCTCGCACATTGATTGCTCCCTGGTTGCGGCGTAGCTGA
- a CDS encoding AAA family ATPase → MTTERITDDLSRLVSLLPAELQALLASPESRDQLLEVVLDLGRVPEARYSGWSTPLGGSSITRDDLQAMVERLGQFGSDNRAGIERTLHRISAIRNRRGEVVGLTCRVGRAVFGTVAMVRDLLDSGESLLLMGRPGVGKTTALREIARVLADDLGKRVVVIDTSNEIAGDGDIPHPAIGRARRMQVARPELQHHVMIEAVENHMPEVIVIDEIGTELEARAARTIAERGVTLVATAHGNALSNLIKNPTLCDLIGGIESVTLGDDEARRRRSQKTVLERAAEPTFSMAVEMHSRSHWAVYREVGRAVDALLRGQVPSAEDRKMASDGRVLRVESQPSPSPLRRPSLVPVPLPNPVDPSPLQPIGMGSVQSELKESQAPSKMFQVLCCGLSEQRLDEAVRRHGWAVQAVDDLVQADVVLSVRQGLGRQPELRRQARDAGVPILVIKSDTLPQVERALERLLMRRDSGLSHRDSADSGDQSDASAALEECRLAVEQVVVPQGRPVELLPRSEDVRQMQADLVTRYSLRSDVYGMSGQRRLRVFPP, encoded by the coding sequence ATGACGACCGAGCGCATCACCGACGACTTAAGCCGACTTGTTTCTTTGCTTCCTGCAGAGCTCCAAGCTTTGTTGGCTTCTCCGGAGTCAAGAGACCAACTCCTCGAGGTTGTTCTCGATCTTGGACGTGTTCCAGAAGCTCGTTATTCAGGTTGGTCGACCCCTCTTGGAGGCAGCAGCATTACGCGTGATGATCTCCAGGCGATGGTGGAACGTCTCGGTCAGTTTGGTTCTGACAACAGGGCGGGCATTGAGAGAACTTTGCATCGCATCAGTGCCATTCGTAATCGTCGTGGCGAGGTGGTGGGCCTGACCTGCCGAGTTGGACGCGCTGTGTTTGGGACGGTGGCGATGGTGCGCGATCTTCTCGATAGCGGCGAGTCGTTGCTTCTCATGGGCCGGCCCGGGGTTGGGAAAACAACGGCCTTGCGAGAGATTGCTCGCGTGCTCGCCGATGACCTGGGAAAGCGTGTCGTGGTGATTGATACCAGCAATGAAATTGCGGGGGATGGTGATATTCCTCATCCCGCTATTGGTCGAGCGCGGCGCATGCAGGTGGCTCGACCAGAGCTTCAGCATCACGTGATGATCGAGGCCGTGGAAAACCACATGCCCGAAGTAATCGTCATTGATGAAATCGGCACCGAGTTGGAGGCACGTGCAGCCCGCACGATTGCTGAACGGGGTGTGACCTTGGTGGCGACAGCGCACGGCAACGCCCTGTCCAATTTGATCAAAAATCCCACCTTGTGCGATCTCATTGGTGGCATTGAATCCGTCACTCTTGGTGACGATGAGGCCCGCCGTCGTCGCAGTCAGAAAACGGTGCTCGAACGGGCGGCTGAACCCACTTTCTCAATGGCCGTGGAGATGCACAGTCGCAGTCACTGGGCTGTTTATCGAGAGGTGGGACGAGCGGTTGATGCCCTGCTTCGCGGGCAAGTTCCCAGTGCTGAAGATAGAAAAATGGCCTCGGATGGACGCGTTCTTCGGGTTGAATCCCAACCCTCTCCCTCGCCTTTACGGCGGCCTTCCTTGGTGCCGGTGCCGCTTCCAAACCCCGTTGATCCAAGCCCACTGCAACCCATAGGGATGGGTTCTGTGCAGTCAGAACTGAAGGAGTCTCAGGCGCCTTCAAAGATGTTCCAGGTTCTTTGTTGTGGCCTGAGCGAGCAACGGTTGGATGAAGCGGTTCGCCGTCATGGCTGGGCTGTTCAGGCCGTGGATGATCTAGTGCAGGCCGATGTGGTGCTGAGCGTTCGCCAAGGGCTTGGCCGTCAACCTGAACTGCGTCGTCAAGCGAGAGACGCTGGTGTTCCGATTTTGGTCATCAAATCCGACACCCTCCCTCAAGTGGAGAGGGCTTTGGAGCGTCTATTGATGCGCCGTGATTCTGGCCTGAGCCATCGAGACTCAGCGGACTCTGGTGATCAGTCCGACGCTTCTGCCGCTCTTGAGGAATGCCGTTTAGCTGTCGAACAAGTGGTGGTTCCGCAGGGCCGTCCCGTGGAGCTCCTTCCCCGCAGCGAAGACGTGCGCCAAATGCAGGCTGACCTTGTGACTCGCTACAGCCTGCGCAGTGATGTGTATGGCATGAGTGGTCAGCGGCGACTGAGAGTGTTTCCACCCTGA
- a CDS encoding HAD family hydrolase, whose amino-acid sequence MSLQPLLVFDFDGVILDGMDEYWSSSRGACLSLLQGVLLPEHTPSRFRQLRPWVHHGWEMVLIAALLQESDGPLQRLGVEAFAADYDQQLRAGLDRFGWQPSLLQDSLERVRRQAVSGDRAGWVALHRPFEGVPERLAGLEEEGVAWSVLTTKGRDFTAELLDAFQLRPVRLDGRESGPKPEVLLRLRREWSLKGFVEDRRATLEVVLETPGLEGLKCFLADWGYLRPADREGLLEGLDLLSTSKFAAPLAIWP is encoded by the coding sequence GTGTCGTTGCAACCTCTCCTCGTTTTCGATTTCGACGGGGTGATCCTCGACGGGATGGATGAATACTGGTCAAGTTCTCGAGGAGCTTGTCTCTCCCTTCTCCAGGGGGTGTTATTGCCGGAGCACACACCCAGCCGCTTTCGTCAATTGCGTCCCTGGGTGCATCACGGCTGGGAGATGGTCCTGATCGCTGCATTGCTTCAAGAGTCAGACGGACCGTTGCAGCGTCTTGGTGTTGAAGCTTTCGCCGCCGACTATGACCAGCAGCTTCGCGCTGGTCTCGATCGGTTTGGATGGCAGCCGTCGCTGCTACAAGACTCCCTCGAGCGCGTTCGTCGTCAGGCCGTGTCGGGCGATCGTGCTGGCTGGGTGGCATTGCATCGGCCGTTTGAAGGGGTGCCGGAACGTTTGGCGGGATTGGAGGAGGAGGGTGTGGCTTGGTCTGTGCTCACGACAAAAGGGCGAGATTTCACGGCTGAGTTGCTTGACGCTTTTCAGCTTCGACCCGTACGCCTCGATGGCAGAGAGTCCGGCCCAAAGCCTGAGGTGTTACTTCGCTTGCGCCGCGAATGGTCGCTGAAGGGTTTTGTGGAAGATCGGCGGGCCACTCTTGAAGTGGTGTTGGAGACGCCTGGGCTTGAAGGGCTGAAGTGCTTTCTGGCCGATTGGGGATATCTGCGTCCGGCGGACCGAGAGGGGTTGCTTGAAGGGCTGGATTTGCTCTCGACCAGCAAATTTGCCGCCCCCTTGGCGATCTGGCCCTGA
- the recA gene encoding recombinase RecA, with amino-acid sequence MPADVKAAHSSAGDPRPGERDKALDLVLGQIERNFGKGSIMRLGDASRMRVETISTGALTLDLALGGGYPKGRVVEVYGPESSGKTTLTLHAIAEVQKRGGVAAFVDAEHALDPVYAASLGVDVENLLVSQPDTGEMALEIVDQLVRSAAVDIVVIDSVAALTPRAEIEGEMGDLSVGGQARLMSQAMRKITGNIGKSGCTVIFLNQLRLKIGVTYGNPETTTGGNALKFYASVRLDIRRIQTLKRGTEEYGIRAKVKVAKNKVAPPFRIAEFDILFGRGISTLGCILDLAEETGVVTRKGAWYSYEGDNIGQGRDNTIGWLEQNPEAKDTIEVLVRQKLTEGSEVTSNSMRPLAAAARSAAAKPLAKPADTDKKSVADGAA; translated from the coding sequence ATGCCAGCCGACGTGAAAGCCGCTCATTCCTCCGCAGGAGATCCCCGTCCAGGTGAGAGGGATAAAGCCTTGGACCTTGTGCTCGGTCAGATCGAGCGAAATTTTGGAAAGGGCTCAATTATGCGTTTGGGAGATGCCTCCCGGATGCGGGTGGAAACCATCTCCACGGGCGCTCTGACTCTTGATCTTGCCCTTGGCGGCGGGTATCCAAAGGGGCGAGTGGTTGAGGTTTACGGGCCTGAAAGTTCAGGCAAGACCACGCTGACGCTGCATGCCATCGCTGAGGTGCAAAAGCGTGGAGGTGTGGCGGCGTTTGTCGATGCTGAGCACGCCCTGGATCCTGTCTATGCGGCTTCCCTTGGTGTTGATGTTGAAAACCTCCTGGTCTCCCAGCCGGATACGGGTGAGATGGCACTTGAGATCGTCGATCAGCTCGTTCGTTCTGCTGCGGTCGACATCGTGGTGATCGACTCCGTTGCTGCGTTGACGCCTCGGGCTGAGATTGAAGGAGAGATGGGTGATTTGTCTGTTGGGGGCCAAGCTCGCTTGATGAGCCAGGCCATGCGCAAGATCACTGGCAACATCGGTAAATCCGGTTGCACCGTGATCTTCCTGAACCAACTTCGTCTGAAGATCGGAGTGACCTATGGCAATCCTGAGACCACAACGGGTGGCAATGCGCTGAAGTTCTATGCCTCAGTGCGGCTTGATATTCGCCGGATCCAAACCCTGAAACGTGGCACTGAGGAGTACGGCATTCGGGCGAAAGTGAAGGTGGCGAAAAACAAGGTGGCACCTCCGTTTCGCATCGCTGAGTTCGATATCCTCTTTGGGCGTGGCATCAGCACGCTCGGATGCATTCTTGATCTGGCTGAGGAAACAGGAGTCGTTACGCGTAAAGGGGCCTGGTACAGCTACGAGGGCGACAACATTGGTCAAGGTCGTGACAACACAATCGGTTGGCTCGAGCAAAACCCTGAGGCCAAGGACACCATCGAAGTGCTTGTGCGTCAGAAGTTGACCGAAGGATCGGAAGTGACCTCGAATTCCATGCGTCCATTGGCTGCTGCGGCCCGCTCAGCGGCTGCCAAGCCTTTGGCGAAACCTGCTGACACGGATAAAAAGTCGGTTGCTGATGGGGCTGCTTAG
- a CDS encoding DUF2839 domain-containing protein: protein MGEARRRTSQGLPPKQRKTDPKDSERIVAWLPLTRSQSQQFVALTTKGAWIGIGGLVVLWIVVRFIGPAAGWWTLSDMP, encoded by the coding sequence ATGGGAGAAGCTCGACGTCGCACCAGCCAGGGACTACCTCCTAAGCAACGCAAAACAGACCCCAAGGACAGCGAGCGAATCGTTGCCTGGCTGCCGTTAACCCGGAGCCAATCCCAGCAATTCGTTGCCCTCACAACAAAGGGGGCCTGGATTGGGATCGGAGGGCTCGTGGTTCTTTGGATCGTGGTGCGTTTTATTGGGCCAGCAGCAGGCTGGTGGACACTCTCCGACATGCCATAA
- a CDS encoding helicase, translating into MLEVQAHQQLKQLLHLEEIPWEHHLTLSRLIGRSLRRQDRTRIRLSAGERDRWWLGLLVPLCLQSQDCVLVLDERQRQRFLQVELPRLRQGGLSLACWSGSTAPPGSQLWLLSPAELVNVHRRRGFKRSHQLIIPEAESLAHHLRQAMELSIETQDWDRLRQAYPTAGPALLDLHERLSRQLFAASSRSTCELPMPSNALVSLRDLIGLLGAAPEPWTELLTLQSSQWASWAHLDQHLLQWTWTLQPLEPLQTLHCLLEQHPSIFLQTDGVSLERNRRTGESSTESGSVVDIQLHDRMRTEPLRLFAPRRQPLPNTAIYAEHLLDQCRRLILGRRGLTVVLLEDPGLRQKLTTELAGEFGSRVIHQCTAPDVNGVICCGWSWWMDHQNQLPALDQLIIALLPVSSLEDPLTAARVESLKKLGQDWFRDLLLPEALAKLVPAIAPVRQSGGRLAILDGRVRARSWGKQVLRALEPWSPLQRLLPD; encoded by the coding sequence ATGCTGGAAGTCCAAGCCCATCAGCAGCTCAAGCAACTTCTCCATCTGGAGGAGATTCCGTGGGAGCACCATCTGACGCTCAGCCGTCTGATCGGTCGCAGCTTGCGCAGACAAGATCGCACCCGCATCCGCTTGTCTGCTGGAGAGCGGGATCGCTGGTGGCTGGGGTTGCTTGTTCCTCTTTGCCTGCAATCCCAAGACTGCGTGCTGGTGCTTGATGAACGCCAACGGCAACGCTTCCTTCAAGTCGAACTGCCTCGCCTTCGCCAGGGAGGCTTAAGCCTTGCCTGCTGGAGCGGCAGCACGGCTCCTCCAGGCTCGCAACTCTGGCTGCTCTCTCCCGCCGAACTGGTCAATGTTCACCGCCGCCGCGGCTTCAAGCGTTCGCATCAGTTGATCATTCCTGAAGCGGAATCTTTGGCGCACCATCTGCGCCAAGCGATGGAACTCAGCATCGAAACCCAGGATTGGGATCGGTTACGTCAGGCCTACCCAACAGCAGGTCCAGCGCTCCTCGACCTCCACGAAAGGCTCAGCCGCCAATTGTTCGCCGCCTCCAGCCGATCCACTTGCGAGCTCCCCATGCCAAGCAACGCGTTGGTGAGCCTGCGCGACTTAATCGGCCTGCTTGGGGCTGCACCAGAGCCTTGGACTGAGTTATTAACCCTCCAAAGTTCGCAATGGGCCAGCTGGGCACACCTCGACCAACACCTGCTGCAATGGACCTGGACTCTCCAACCCCTGGAGCCGCTTCAAACCCTTCATTGCCTGCTGGAGCAACACCCCTCGATATTTCTCCAAACGGACGGCGTGTCTCTGGAGCGGAACAGGCGTACCGGAGAGAGCTCAACGGAGTCAGGGTCCGTGGTGGACATCCAGCTCCACGATCGAATGCGCACGGAGCCGCTGCGTTTGTTCGCACCCAGACGACAACCGTTGCCGAATACGGCGATCTATGCGGAGCATCTGCTTGATCAATGCCGGCGCTTGATTCTTGGCCGTCGTGGGCTGACCGTTGTGCTGCTGGAGGATCCAGGGCTAAGGCAAAAACTCACCACCGAACTTGCTGGAGAATTTGGCAGCAGAGTGATTCATCAATGCACAGCACCGGACGTCAACGGAGTGATCTGCTGCGGTTGGTCTTGGTGGATGGACCATCAGAACCAGCTACCAGCCCTGGATCAGCTCATCATTGCCCTACTTCCTGTGTCCAGCCTGGAAGATCCGCTCACAGCCGCTCGGGTGGAATCGTTGAAAAAACTTGGACAGGATTGGTTCCGCGACCTGCTTCTGCCGGAGGCTCTAGCGAAGCTGGTTCCAGCGATCGCCCCCGTCAGGCAGAGCGGCGGACGGCTTGCCATTTTGGATGGAAGGGTCCGCGCACGCAGCTGGGGCAAACAGGTCCTACGCGCCCTTGAGCCCTGGTCTCCTCTCCAGCGGCTGTTACCGGACTGA
- a CDS encoding prephenate/arogenate dehydrogenase, with translation MSEIDRMDPGQESQPWSIHRVGVVGMGLIGGSIALDLTQQGVEVQGLVHREVTAERARSRGLAPLVSTDPSCLQDCDLVILALPLESLLTPEESLLSALPEQAVVTDVGSVKAEVLAVWRDLHPRFVGSHPMAGTAQAGVDAGLPGLFCGRPWVSTPESATDPAALEVIHQLAVRLGSHWLTADAARHDQAVALISHLPVIVSAALLRAVGEERDPAVLDLARTLASSGFADTSRVGGGNPALGTAMASHNTQAVLRSLAAYRWSLEQLEEAILEGHWAQLEKELEKTQSLRPQFLSD, from the coding sequence ATGAGCGAAATCGATCGAATGGATCCGGGGCAAGAGTCGCAGCCATGGTCGATCCATCGCGTTGGCGTGGTGGGGATGGGGTTGATTGGTGGTTCGATCGCCCTTGACCTCACCCAACAAGGGGTTGAGGTGCAAGGCCTGGTTCACCGTGAAGTCACCGCGGAACGGGCCCGGAGCAGAGGGCTTGCTCCATTGGTCAGCACGGATCCCAGCTGTCTTCAGGATTGCGACCTGGTGATTCTTGCCCTCCCTTTGGAGTCGTTGCTGACACCGGAAGAGAGCCTGCTAAGCGCCCTCCCCGAACAGGCGGTGGTCACGGATGTGGGCTCGGTGAAGGCAGAGGTACTGGCGGTTTGGCGCGATCTTCATCCGCGCTTTGTGGGCAGCCATCCCATGGCAGGAACGGCTCAAGCAGGGGTTGATGCCGGTCTGCCGGGACTGTTTTGTGGCCGTCCTTGGGTCTCGACCCCTGAGTCCGCCACGGACCCTGCAGCGCTTGAGGTGATCCACCAGCTGGCCGTGCGTCTCGGGAGCCATTGGCTTACAGCCGATGCTGCGCGTCATGACCAGGCCGTGGCGCTGATCTCCCATCTACCGGTCATCGTCAGTGCCGCTCTGTTGCGAGCGGTAGGAGAAGAACGTGATCCTGCAGTTCTCGACCTGGCGAGGACCTTGGCATCAAGCGGCTTTGCCGATACCAGCCGCGTGGGGGGTGGCAACCCGGCGCTTGGGACTGCAATGGCGTCACACAACACCCAAGCGGTGCTTCGCTCCTTAGCGGCTTATCGCTGGAGTTTGGAGCAGCTCGAGGAAGCGATTCTTGAGGGGCATTGGGCTCAGCTTGAGAAAGAGCTGGAAAAGACGCAATCCCTAAGACCGCAGTTTCTTTCGGATTAG
- the crtD gene encoding C-3',4' desaturase CrtD yields the protein MQKRDDVIVVGGGIAGLTAAALLARDGVSVTLLEAHYQLGGCAGTFRRGEYTFDVGATQVAGLEPGGSHARIFQHLNLPLPEAELLDPGCVVDLADGFTPVRLWHDPLRWQQERQQHFPGSERFWQLCSFLHQSNWQFAGSDPVLPIRNGWDLKQTLAALHPGNLLSAPLSLCTVKDLLTLSGCSSDQRLRRFLDLQLRLYSQQPADQTAALYGATVLQMCQAPLGLWHLHGSMQVLSESLASGLKRDGGTMLLRHRVQQLQQNSDGSGWQLLVEGPGQKEQIFRAGDVISTLPPQCLPELIAPECNAHQIPMPAAYRQHLTELEAPSGALVFYGAIDRAYLPDNCPGHWQRDASDPGSVFISISREGDGRAPKGQATVIASVFTTPKGWFSGSEPEYQSKKKACQAKIRSEVEAALGLSDHTWRHQELATPRGFLRWTGRPNGIVGGLGQSPSRFGPFGLASRTPMPGLWLCGDSIHPGEGTAGVTLSALMACRQLLAQRGQTLQLNS from the coding sequence ATGCAAAAACGCGACGACGTAATCGTGGTCGGCGGTGGCATCGCTGGACTCACGGCAGCGGCTCTGCTGGCACGCGACGGTGTTTCAGTCACACTTTTAGAGGCGCATTATCAGCTGGGGGGCTGTGCAGGGACCTTCCGTCGAGGGGAGTACACCTTTGATGTGGGTGCCACCCAAGTGGCAGGCCTTGAACCTGGTGGCAGCCACGCCCGCATCTTTCAACATCTGAATCTTCCTCTCCCAGAGGCCGAACTGCTTGATCCAGGCTGCGTGGTCGACCTGGCCGATGGGTTCACCCCCGTGCGCCTTTGGCACGATCCCCTCCGCTGGCAGCAGGAACGACAACAACACTTTCCAGGCAGTGAAAGGTTTTGGCAGCTCTGCAGCTTTCTTCACCAAAGCAATTGGCAATTTGCTGGTTCCGACCCTGTTTTACCGATTCGCAATGGCTGGGATTTAAAGCAAACGCTTGCTGCGCTCCATCCCGGAAATCTGCTCAGCGCCCCCCTAAGCCTCTGCACAGTCAAAGACCTCTTAACGCTCTCTGGCTGCAGCAGTGATCAACGCCTGCGTCGCTTTCTCGATTTACAGCTCAGGCTTTACTCCCAACAACCCGCCGATCAGACCGCAGCGCTTTACGGAGCGACGGTGTTGCAAATGTGCCAAGCCCCACTTGGCCTATGGCACCTCCACGGATCGATGCAGGTGCTGAGTGAATCGCTGGCATCTGGGTTGAAGCGCGATGGAGGAACCATGCTTCTGCGTCACCGCGTGCAGCAACTTCAACAAAACTCAGATGGTTCAGGCTGGCAATTACTCGTAGAAGGACCAGGCCAAAAGGAGCAGATCTTTCGAGCTGGCGATGTGATCAGCACGCTCCCTCCTCAGTGTCTCCCTGAGCTCATCGCTCCTGAATGCAACGCTCACCAGATCCCAATGCCAGCGGCCTATCGCCAACACCTCACCGAGCTCGAGGCGCCCAGTGGGGCACTGGTGTTTTATGGCGCCATCGACAGGGCCTATCTGCCGGACAACTGTCCAGGCCATTGGCAACGAGATGCAAGCGATCCTGGCTCAGTGTTTATCTCCATCAGCCGTGAGGGAGATGGCAGGGCGCCGAAAGGGCAAGCCACCGTGATTGCCAGTGTGTTTACAACCCCTAAGGGTTGGTTCTCAGGCTCAGAGCCCGAATACCAAAGTAAAAAGAAGGCCTGTCAAGCCAAAATCCGCAGCGAAGTCGAAGCCGCCTTGGGCTTGTCCGATCACACCTGGCGTCATCAGGAGCTGGCGACACCACGGGGTTTTCTCCGCTGGACAGGGCGGCCAAATGGCATCGTCGGCGGCTTGGGGCAATCCCCCAGTCGTTTCGGACCCTTTGGCCTGGCGAGCCGTACTCCAATGCCTGGGCTCTGGCTGTGTGGCGACTCCATTCATCCGGGTGAGGGAACGGCAGGCGTCACCCTGTCTGCCCTCATGGCCTGCAGGCAGTTGTTGGCTCAACGCGGCCAAACCCTTCAGCTGAACAGTTGA
- a CDS encoding fructosamine kinase family protein, translated as MRTQLMEALQNDCAELQGCQCKTLDPVGSASTWRADLSDGRSLFLKLASPAMLKVEARGLRSLKHWADPALLFIPDPLGMVPVGELAALILPWLDFGRGDQYGLGRGLARLHRTSADAGMDRFGWDEEGFIGLGPQPAGWLSSWGDAFVTLRLTPQLQLASSWGLALDQLEPLLAATRVWLDQHQPLSCLVHGDLWGGNASVLADERGALIDPACWWADREVDLAMTRLFGGFSERFYQGYQQEWPLDTNYQDRIDVYNLYHLLNHANLFGGSYKQQCLTAISAMRSMLL; from the coding sequence ATGCGAACGCAATTGATGGAGGCGTTGCAAAACGATTGTGCTGAGCTGCAGGGCTGTCAGTGCAAGACCCTCGACCCTGTTGGCAGTGCCTCCACGTGGCGTGCTGACTTATCGGATGGCAGATCTCTATTTCTCAAGCTGGCATCACCAGCCATGCTCAAGGTGGAAGCCCGGGGGCTCCGCTCTCTGAAGCATTGGGCAGACCCTGCGCTTCTGTTCATCCCTGATCCGCTCGGGATGGTCCCGGTGGGAGAGCTTGCCGCTTTGATCTTGCCTTGGCTCGATTTTGGGCGAGGGGATCAATACGGCCTTGGTCGAGGCTTGGCTCGCCTTCATCGAACCTCTGCTGATGCTGGGATGGATCGATTTGGTTGGGATGAAGAAGGATTTATTGGCTTAGGTCCTCAACCAGCTGGGTGGTTGTCGTCTTGGGGTGACGCGTTTGTGACCTTGCGGCTGACCCCTCAGCTTCAGCTGGCATCAAGCTGGGGCTTGGCTCTTGATCAACTCGAACCTTTGCTAGCAGCAACACGGGTTTGGTTGGATCAACATCAGCCCCTGTCCTGTCTCGTGCATGGCGACCTTTGGGGTGGAAACGCTTCAGTGCTCGCAGACGAACGAGGAGCACTGATCGATCCAGCTTGTTGGTGGGCTGACCGGGAGGTGGATCTGGCGATGACTCGCTTGTTTGGAGGATTCAGTGAACGTTTTTACCAGGGCTATCAACAGGAATGGCCCCTAGATACCAACTATCAAGATCGAATTGATGTTTACAACCTCTATCACTTGCTGAATCACGCCAACCTTTTTGGTGGTAGCTATAAACAACAATGCCTCACAGCAATCAGTGCCATGAGGTCAATGTTGTTGTGA